From a region of the Haloferax volcanii DS2 genome:
- the yqeC gene encoding selenium cofactor biosynthesis protein YqeC produces MTDSSASPAPSASPPTLADALGIGPDDLVCAVGAGGKKSLLYRLARDLDGVVTSTVRIPTFDGEVAEVVVTDDPETAVAETQPRPLGVVPERERSDRYRGYDPATVDRIARATDDVVLVKADGARSRWLKAPGEDEPQLPDTADLVCPVASVRVVGEPLSDERVHRPELVSDVSGTAVGDAISEWDVAAVLSNDCGGMKGVPETARVVPVLNMVDDERLAETAAEIAGWLGEHPRVDRVVATSLAADEPVVGFY; encoded by the coding sequence ATGACTGACTCGTCGGCGTCGCCCGCGCCGAGTGCCTCGCCTCCGACGCTCGCCGACGCCCTCGGTATCGGCCCGGACGACCTCGTCTGCGCCGTCGGCGCGGGCGGCAAGAAATCGCTTCTCTACCGACTCGCCCGCGACCTCGACGGCGTGGTCACGAGTACCGTCCGCATCCCAACCTTCGACGGCGAGGTGGCCGAGGTGGTCGTCACCGACGACCCGGAGACCGCCGTCGCGGAGACGCAACCCCGCCCGCTCGGCGTCGTGCCGGAGCGCGAGCGCTCCGACCGCTACCGCGGCTACGACCCGGCGACGGTCGACCGAATCGCGCGCGCCACCGACGACGTGGTGCTCGTCAAGGCCGACGGCGCGCGCTCGCGCTGGCTGAAAGCCCCCGGCGAGGACGAACCGCAACTCCCCGACACGGCCGACCTCGTCTGTCCGGTCGCCAGCGTCCGGGTCGTCGGCGAGCCGCTTTCCGACGAGCGCGTTCACCGACCCGAACTCGTCTCCGACGTGTCGGGGACGGCCGTCGGCGACGCGATATCCGAGTGGGACGTGGCCGCCGTGCTGTCGAACGACTGCGGCGGGATGAAAGGCGTGCCCGAGACGGCGCGGGTCGTCCCGGTCCTCAACATGGTCGACGACGAGCGACTGGCCGAGACGGCCGCGGAAATCGCCGGCTGGCTCGGTGAGCACCCCCGCGTCGACCGCGTGGTTGCGACCTCGCTCGCGGCCGATGAGCCGGTCGTCGGGTTCTACTGA
- a CDS encoding universal stress protein, whose translation MYLVAYDGSRLANAALDRAAQFASATGHDVLAVAVIPDDSAYAVEAGWVPSREVFDQQTVVGELHETAVDIAPSASFQAVTVGRDPAPGNIVAELRTGRVETDATVIFVGSENAGRVVVPLVSVGGNVASDDDHDVHIVRHAPPEIHRRFPKSHFYLP comes from the coding sequence ATGTACCTCGTCGCCTACGACGGCTCTCGGCTGGCGAACGCCGCGCTCGACAGGGCCGCGCAGTTCGCGTCGGCCACCGGCCACGACGTGCTCGCGGTCGCCGTCATCCCCGACGATTCGGCGTACGCCGTCGAGGCGGGGTGGGTCCCGTCGCGGGAGGTGTTCGACCAGCAGACGGTCGTCGGAGAGCTCCACGAGACCGCGGTCGATATCGCGCCGTCGGCGTCGTTTCAGGCGGTCACGGTCGGTCGGGACCCCGCGCCCGGGAACATCGTCGCGGAGCTCAGGACGGGTCGCGTCGAGACGGACGCGACCGTCATCTTCGTCGGCAGCGAGAACGCGGGTCGCGTCGTCGTCCCGCTCGTCAGCGTCGGCGGGAACGTCGCGAGCGACGACGACCACGACGTGCATATCGTCCGCCACGCGCCCCCGGAGATTCACCGGCGGTTTCCCAAATCGCACTTCTACCTTCCCTGA
- a CDS encoding pyridoxamine 5'-phosphate oxidase family protein, with product MRDIRFVYTVGTDPETVAERLSNASSGVLSLADGGRSYAIPAHVSYDADGGRLLFRLTDDGESEKFAFIEETEEATFVCYEDAGKDSWSIMARGSIRVLPDDERPDAATINDLFGGVRVFDEEVDDLEFHLVELELDELTGRETAR from the coding sequence ATGCGAGATATCAGATTCGTCTACACCGTCGGCACCGACCCCGAAACGGTCGCTGAACGCCTGTCGAACGCCTCGTCGGGCGTGCTGTCGCTGGCCGACGGCGGCCGCTCGTATGCGATTCCCGCGCACGTCTCCTACGACGCCGACGGCGGTCGACTCCTGTTCCGACTGACCGACGACGGCGAAAGCGAGAAGTTCGCGTTCATCGAGGAGACGGAGGAGGCGACGTTCGTCTGCTACGAGGACGCCGGCAAAGACTCGTGGAGCATCATGGCCCGCGGGTCGATTCGCGTCCTCCCGGACGACGAGCGCCCCGACGCGGCGACGATTAACGACCTGTTCGGCGGCGTCCGCGTGTTCGACGAGGAGGTCGACGACCTCGAATTCCACCTCGTCGAACTCGAACTCGACGAACTGACGGGCCGCGAAACCGCCAGATAG